The nucleotide sequence CGTCGGGTCGATATTCGCCATATCGGGCGGGCGCATACTGCGGGTGACGCGATCATCCACGTGCCGGACGAGAATGTGATGTTTACCGGCGATATCGTTGAAGACCACTCCGCGTGTTACTGCGGTGATGGGTATTTCAGGGATTGGGGCAGCACGCTTGACCGCATCAAAGCCTACGGCGTCGATGCCATCGCCCCGGGGCGCGGCGGCGCGCTCATCGGGCAGGAGGCCGTGAACCGCGCCATCGAATCGACCCGCGATTTTGTCCATTCCACCTACGCGCCCGCCGCGCGCGTCGCGGCGCGCGGGGGCGATCTAAAGGAGGCATGGGACGCCGTGCGCGCCGAATGTGACCCCAAGTTTGCCGATTACGCGATCTATGAGCATTGCCTGCCCTTCAACGTCGCCCGCGCCTTTGATGAGGCCCGCGGCATCGCGCATCCGCGCATCTGGACCGACAAACTTGATCTGGAGATGTGGGAGGCGTTGCAGGGGTGACTTTCTTGGAGGCTGCCTTGATCGCGCTGATGTTGGGCCTTTTTCCCGTGACGCTGTTCACTTGGTTCAAGTTTTTCGGGTGGTTTTTCAATTTACTGTTCGCCGCAAAGACTCAATCTGACTTGCAACCGAAATGGAAGTGGGTCGTTTCGGGTGGGTTTTCTGGGCTGTTCGCGATCGCAACCGATCGGGGTCAGGCATCACAGTGGTTAGGCTTTTTTAAATCGCTGTTCTGGGCGGCCTCTTCTTTCACTGCGATGATGTTGATTGCTGGACTATTGTTCATCCCAAATGAAACTGACTGCGGAACAACACAGCAAGCTTTAGGTCATTCCATAGCCTTGCGGTTTGAGTGCCTTACCCGCGTCATTGGTAAGAACTAGAAATAGGAGACTTTGACATGGTTGCGGTACGCTATCAGACAGCCTTCAAGCTGTACCCCTACGCCCGTGTGCCCGATCAGGACGCGGCACCGGTGCGTCATCCGGTTGTGATTATCGGGGGCGGGCCTGTCGGCCTCGCCCTCGCGCTGGATCTTGGGCAGCGCGGCACGCCCGCGCTTGTGCTCGACGATCACGAGGGCGCGGGGCTGGGCTCAAAGGCGATCTGTTTCGCCAAACGCACGCTCGATATCGCGACACGCCTGGGGGCCGGTGCGCCGATGGTGGACAAGGGGGTCGTCTGGAATGTCGGGCGGGTATTTCACGGCGCGGGCAAAGTGTTCGAATTCAATCTCCTGCCCGAAGAGGGGCACCGCAACCCCGCCTTCATAAACCTGCAACAGCCCTATTTCGAACGCTTCCTGCACGACGCCATCCGCACGGCCCAATCGGAGGGCGCGCCGATCGAAGTGCGCGGGCGAAACTCGGTCACCTCCGTCACGCCCCACGCAGATCATTCGGTGATCGAAGTCGACACGCCCGATGGCCCCTATACGCTTGAGGCCGACTGGCTCATCGCCTGTGACGGTGCGCGCTCGCCCACGCGCGACATGCTGGGGCTCAGCTTTGATGGGCGCGTGTTCGAGGATAATTTCCTGATTGCCGACGTGCGGATGAAGGCCAATTTCCCGACCGAGCGGTGGTTTTGGTTCGAGCCGCCGTTCGAAGGGGCAGGCCAATCCGCCCTGCTGCACAAGCAACCCGATGACATCTGGCGGATCGACTTTCAGTTGGGATGGGACATCGACCGTGCGCAGGAGCTGGAGCCCGAGCGCATCCGCGCCCGCGTTGATGCGATGCTCAGTTCGCAAAGCGGCACCGTGCCGGAATACGAGCTTGAATGGACTTCAATCTACACGTTTCAGTGCCGGCGGATGGAACGGTTTCGCCATGGTCCGGTCCTGTTTGCCGGAGACAGTGCGCATCAGGTCTCGCCCTTTGGCGCACGCGGGGCCAATTCGGGCGTGCAGGATGCCGACAACCTTGGCTGGAAGCTTGATCTGGTGTGCAAGGGCGCGGCGGACGCCAGACTGCTTGACACCTATGCGACCGAGCGCGAGTTCGCGGCGGACGAGAACATCCTCAATTCATCGCGGGCGACCGATTTCATGACGCCCAAATCCGAGATCAGCCAGATATTTCGCAACGCCGTACTGGAAATGGCGGCACGCGCGCCCTTTGCCCGCCCGTTGGTGAATTCAGGTCGCCTATCGGTGCCCTGCACCTACGATGGTTTTGCGCTTTTTGGTGAAGATGCACTGAACGGTCCTGCGCGCACGCGCCCCGGTAGTGCCTGCCCGGATGCGCCTTTGGCCGACGGTTATCTATTGGATCACCTGCGCGGTGGCTTCACGCTTCTGTCGATTGGTGGTGAGGCTCCGCAGCTGCCAAATTCTGACAGTATCTCGTTACAGTCGCTGCACGTGCCTGACCCTTCCGAAGAATTGGCGGAGCGCTATCTGGGGGCTGCCGCCGAGGCCGTCTATCTCATCCGTCCCGACCAGCATGTGGTCGCACGCTGGCCCGCATTTGACGCGGCGGCGGTAGTCGCCGCGCTGACCATTGCTAGCGGAAAGGAGCTTGCATGAGCCTGAACCTCGCGCCGAACCTGCCCGACCCGGATGGCTTCTATCAAGAGTTGATCGAGGCGCACGCGGGCCTCGACAAAGCGCAAAGCGATGCCTTCAACGCGCGGCTGATCCTGACGCTGGCCAATCACATCGGGGACCGCGCCGTTCTGCGTGCCGCGCTTGAGGCGGCGAAGTGACGGACGTCGTTCTTTGGGACTATCCAAAATCCTCTGCCAGCTACCGGCTGCGCATTGCGCTGAACCTCGCGGGCATCGCCTACCGGATCGAGACGGTGAACCTGCTGACCGGGGAGCACCGCAGCGACGCCCACCGTGCCCGCAATCCGCAAGGGCTGGTGCCTGTGCTCGACATTGACGGCCTGCGCCTGACGCAGTCTCTCGCGATTCTCGACTATCTCGACGAGACACGCGCGCTGGGGCTGTTGCCGACGGATCCGAGCGGTCGCGCGCAGGTACGCGCGTTGGCACAGAGCATCGCTGTGGACCTGCACCCGGTCTGCAACCTCTCGGTGATGCTTCAGGCAACCGGCGGGCAGGAACCCGCGCGAAACGACTGGATGCGCCATTTCATCCCCATAGGGCTCGACGCTTTCGAAGCGCTTTTGACGGCATTCCCGCAAACGGCCTTTGCAGCGGGAGATGCTCCCGGGCTCGCCGATATCTGTCTGATGCCGCAGCTCTATAACGCGCGGCGCTGGGGTGTTGCCTATTCCCATTTACCACGGATCGCAGCGGTGGAGGTTGCGTGCAACGCACACCCCGCATTTCAACGGGCGGCTCCGGACTAAAGGTCAATCTCGATCACGCCGCCGGGATTTGCGGCACGGGATTGGCACAGGATTACCGCAGTTTCCCTTTGTGCCATCGACAGGACAAAATCCCGATGCTCGACTTGCCCCGAAACCAATCCGCATCTGCACACCCCGCAGATGCCGTCAGCGCATTTCACGTCAATACTAATGCCATTTTCTGTCAGGATATCGGTGGCTGTCTTATCCGCCGGCACATGCAGGCTCTGCCCTGATCTGGCAAGCTTAAGGGTGAAGGCGTGGTTCACGTAGTCAGGTTGCTCAGGCACGGCGAAATACTCAAGATGTCGCGCTTCTTCGGGAAAGCCCGCGCGCGCGGCGGCCTGCATGACCGCGTCCATATAGCGATCCGACCCGCAGGTATAAAGATGCCAACCCTCCGCGTAATCTGCCAGCAAAGTGTCGAGGTCAGCGCGGGCGCCTTCGTCGGTAACATGAAGGTGGACACGGTCGGCCCATGGCGCGGTGGCGATCTGATCCAGTAGCGCCATGGTCGCGCGCGAGCGGCCGGAATAATGCATCGTGAAATCACGTGCCTCTGCGTGCAGTTCATGCGCCATGGCGACCAGCGGCGTGATGCCGATGCCACCCGCCATCAAGATCGTTCGCGTGGCGGCAGGCTCCAGCGCAAAGTGATTGATCGGACGGGAGATGAAGATCCGCCGCCCGGGGGTAAAGATCCGGTGCATCAGCTTCGATCCCCCGCGCCCTGCGTCCTCGCGCAGAACCGCGATGCGGTAGCGGTCGCGGTCGGCTGGATCGCCGCACATGGAGTATTGCCGCAGGTATTCCGGCGCCACGACGATATTGAGATGCGCACCGGCGGTCCACGCGGGCAGGGGGCCGCCATCAGGCCGCGCAAAATCATACAGCATGATGCCCTCAGCTCCCGGCTCTGCGCGGGTGACTTCGACCTCGATCACAGGGCTGTCGCCGCCGGGATCGTAGCAGTGCAGCACGCTGTCGTCGCCCGCCGCGCGCCTTTTGCGGTATTCATCGGCGGAAACCATGGCGCGGTAGGCGGCGATGCCCGCCTCGCGGTCCATCGGGAAAGGGTAGGGGTAGGGCGGGGGCGCCAGCGGGGCGGGATAGACGGCGAGCGTCTGATCCTCGTAGCGCAGATCAAGGTCGGTTTGCAGATCGCGGGCGTTCACCGGTGCGCGCGCCGCGCGGTAGCCGCCATCCTCGGCGATCTCCAGATCCCACCACCATTTCTTGACCGGGTTCAAACCGCCCTTGCCTACCGCATCGTCAAGCCGCGCGAGCGTCGGCGCCAGTTTCGGTACGTTCATCGCGGCCCAGCGGAAGGGCGCTTCGGCAAAGAGCCCTTCGAGGTTCCAGGGACAGGTTTTCATGCAGCGCCCGCACATCGCCCCTCCAGGCGTGGTGATCCGGTAGGTGGCGCATTTCTGGCTGTCGGATTTCCAGATCTCGTACCCGTTGAACATCAGCTTCGGCCCCGCCGTGATCGCGCCTGAGGGGCATTCGCGGGCGCATTTGTTGCAAGCTTCGCAGAACCGTTGAAGGCCGAAGTCGATGGGCTTGTCGGGCGTCATCTCCAGATCGGTTGTGACCACGCCGGATTTCAGGCGCGGGCCGAGGAAGGGGTTGAGGATCACCTCCCCAATACGGCTGACCTCGCCCAGACCGCTGAGCAGTAATAGCGGCGGCTGCAGAACCTCGCCGTCGATGACTGTATGCGCCTTGGCCTTGTAGCCCAGATTGCGCAGCTGCTTGGCAACGACCCCGCCGATCAGCGAAAACCGCAGGTAGGCGCGCATGGATTGGGCGACCGCGATCCAGTCATCGCCCGACGATCCCTCCATCGTCTCATAGCCTTGATCGATGATCATGCTGATCGCGTGGCCGTGGGGTGGGTCGATGGGAGTGCCACGGGCGTCGTGGCTATACCACGTCCAGTCAGGGCAGGCAGAGATACCGACAGCATCCGCACCCAGCCAATAGCTTGTCGCCTTGACCAGATCGGCGGCGTCTTTTGGGGGGAGCGCGGTGCGCTCAGGCGCGGCGGCACCGTCTTGCAAGAGGCTGAAGGCGCCAAGCGCACGGCGCTGCGCCATCGATGGGGCCGCTTGTTCGACGTAGTGACCGCCCCGTGCGCCTTCCTGCATCTTTTTGCCCATATCCCCAAAGAGCGCACGGGCGAACATATCCGCGCGTTTGGGCACCCGCGCGACGTTTGGCGCGTCGATATAGGTCGTGGGCGTATCGACGCGTTTAAGCGTCTCGAAGCGGTGGGCCCCGTCGACAAAGCGGCGTTTGGAAAAAGGTGCGGTGCGGTCGGTCGCGCGAGGCGGCTGCTCTGCCAGCGGTTTGTCGGGGGTCAGGGCAAATGTGGTCGTGACGGCGGCCAGACCAAATCGGGTGCCGACGAAGGGATGCACAAGCGTTCCGTCGATGCAGGTCAGCACTCCTGCCGCCACGGCGAGCCTTCCCAGATCCACGTCCGACGCAGAGGCGGTGTGCCCCCGCGCGTCATGGCCCAAAAGACGCAGGTAGTTGGCCAGCACCACCGCTGTTTCCGATGCAAACAGAGCCGCGCGATGTGTCTGTGCGCCGTGGATCCAATCCGCGCCGGGCTCGTTTCGCGTCGGCGTCCGGGGGTTTTCGTAAAGCAGGACCAGCGCGTGCGTATGGGTGTCTATTCCGCCCGTTGGGGTCTGCATGCTCTCCCGCAGATCCGCCATGATGCCGTCGATACCTGAGGCGAGGGTCTTTGACTGGCGGTTGCCTAACTCGGCGATCAATGTCGCGCTGTGTGGGTTGGCAAAGGGCGTGGGCAGACGCGCGTCTTCGGGCAGCAGGCAAATTCCGGTGTCCGCCGCGTCGGCGAAGTAAGCAAATGCCTTGAGATGATTTGCCCGTTCGGTCGGGTCCTCCGGGGCGTCGGCGACCGCGCGATTGATCAGCCCGTCGCGGATCGCGTCCAGCATCGCCTGATGATCGCGCATGGCATGCACAATCGAGGCGGGCGCGGCGTTACCGTCGATGGCCAGTTGGCGCATGGCCGGAACGGCATTCAAATCGGGCAGGCTACGCCGACGGGCCAACTGTTCCATCTTGTGGGGGCCCATGTGCACGGGACGGTTACGGCGGGAGAGGAGACGGGCCATCGGCCCTCCGGTTCTGGATCAGGTGGCGCCGATGGTTCGTGCGGCTGCCGCCCGTGTCAAGCACCATCGCGGTGTTTCCACCGCAGGTTGGGGCCTGCCCAAGGCTCGATTCCCGACAAAAACAATCGGGCGTGGCCAGCCGCCCCGATCCGCGCTAGATAACGCCGGAAGGTGCTATGACCAGCGAGCGGCGGACAATGGATCAGAAAGCGATCTCGACACTTGCCCTGACGGTGGCGGCAATATGCCTGCTGCCGCTTCTGGGTGTTGTGGCGGCGGCCCTGCTGGGATCCTTCGATACACTCCTTCAGCTCGCGCAGACGGTTCTGTGGCGCTACACATGGACAACGCTTGTGCTCGTCGTTCTGGTGGCGTCCGGCACGATCGTGATCGGTACGGTGACGGCCTGGCTTGTCGTAACCTGCGAATTTCCCGGGCGCCGGGTGTTTGAGGTCGCGCTGGTGCTGCCGTTGGCGTTCCCGGCTTATGTGCTGGCCTATGCCTACACGGACGTTCTGGATCATCCCGGTATCGTGCAAACGACGCTGCGTGCGGTCATGGGGTGGGGACCGCGTGACTACTGGTTCCCCGAGATCCGCTCGTTGGGGGGGGCAGCCCTGATGCTGACGCTTGTACTTTACCCCTACGTCTATCTGCTGACGCGGGCGGCGTTCAGAATGCAGGCGGCGACGCCGTTTTTCGCCGCACGTTCGCTGGGGTCATCGCCGGCGGCTGCGTTCTGGCGTGTTTCGCTTCCCATGGCCCGCCCGGCAATCGCCGCCGGTGCCTTGCTGGTGATGATGGAGACGATTGCCGATTTCGGTACCGTTGCGCATTTCAGCGTTCAGACTTTTGCGACCGGCATCTACACCAGCTGGTTCGGCCTTGCCGACCGGGCGGCGGCGGCGCAGCTTGCGCTGGGGCTGTTGGCTTTCGCCCTACTCGTGGCTGCTTTGGAGCATCTTAATCGCGGAGCCGCCACATTTGCGGCAAAGGGGCGGCAGGAGCCCTTTTCCCGTTTTGAACTTGCACCGGGCCGGGCGTTTTTGGCGCAGCTGGCCTGCGCGGGGCCGATCCTGCTGGGGGTGGTCGTCCCTGTCGTGACGCTGACGCTGATGGGGCTGCGGTCAGAGCAGGATATTTTCAGCGCCCGCTACGCAGGTTTCATCCGCAGCACGCTGACCCTCGCCGGTCTCGCCGCGATCCTGACGGTGGGCGCGGCTGTGCTGCTGGGGACGTTCAATCGGGTGTTTCACCACCGCAGGGCCGTGGTCGCGCTCTTTATCGGGCGGTTGGGTTATGCGGTGCCGGGCGGGGTTATTGCGGTAGGGCTGCTGGTGCCCTTTGCCACATTTGACAACTGGCTCGACGCGCGGATGGAGGCGTGGTTTGACATCTCGACGGGGCTGCTCATTTCAGGCTCGATCTGGTTGCTGGTGATGGCCTATATGATCCGCTTTCTTGCCGCCGCCATCGGCGCCTACGACAGTGGTCTGGCGACCGTCACGCCGAACATGGATGCCGCCGCCCGCGTGCTGGGCCGCACAAGCTGGGGCACCGTGCGCAGCGTGCATATGCCAGTGCTACGTTCAAGCATCCTTACGGCGCTTGTCATCGTCTTTGTCGACACGGTCAAGGAGTTGCCTGCCACGCTTATCCTGCGTCCGTTCAATTACGACACATTGGCAGTGCAGGCTTTCCGCCTCGCCTCGGATGAGCGGCTTGAAGGGGCGGCGGTGCCGAGCCTGATGATCGCCGCCATCGGTCTGATCCCGGTTGTCCTGCTGTGCGCGCAGATCGGAGACTGGCGCCGCGGCCTGCGCTCACATTCGCGGCATATGGCTTGAACCCCGCGGCATCCTTTCGCACAACTCCGCCATGAGTGTCGAAAGTTTTCCGCGATGTTGACCAAGCCCCCTCTGACCCGTGACCTTGTCTTGATCGGAGGCGGCCATGCACATGCGCTTGTCCTGCGGGCATGGGGCATGAAGCCGCTGCCGGGCGCGCGCCTGACTGTTATCAATCCCGGTCCGACGGCGCCCTACACGGGTATGTTGCCGGGGCATGTGGCAGGCCACTACGGCAGGGATGATCTGGAGATTGATCTGGTGCGCCTGTGCCGTTTTTCCGGCGCGCGCCTGATCCTGTCGCACGCCAGCGGGATTGACCGCAGCGCGCGCGAGATTTTCGTCGAAGGGCAGGAGCCCGTGGCCTACGATGTCGCCTCCATCGACATCGGCATTACGGCGCAGATGAGCCTGCCCGGCTTTGCCGAGCACGCGGTTGGCGCAAAGCCTCTGGACCGGTACGCGCGGGTCTGGCGGCAGTTCCGCGCGGATGTGGCTGCGGGGGCGCGGCCTGCGCGGGTCGCGGTGATCGGTGGGGGCGTCGCGGGGTGCGAGCTTGCCATGGCCATGGCCCACGCGTTGCGCGAGGATGGGCAGGCACCGCAAGTCAGCGTGATTGAAGCGGGTTCGCAGATCTCCGGTGTCGGTGCTGCCGCGCGGCGGCGGCTCGGCGCGGCGATGGACGGCCTTGGCGTGCGGTTCATTGGGGAGGCGCGGATCGCGCGGATCGCGGCGCAGGCCGTGGTACTGGAAGACGGAACAGAAATCGCGGCTGCCTTCTGCGTTGGTGCCGCCGGCGCCACGCCGCACGGTTGGTTGGCGCAAACAGATCTACCCCTTCACGAAGGTTTCGTCACCGTGGATCCCTATCTGCGTGTGACGGGTGATCCGCATCTCTTTGCCGTGGGGGATTGTGCGCATCTGTCGTTTGCTCCGCGCCCCAAGGCTGGCGTTTTTGCGGTACGTGCCGCCCCGGTGCTGCGCCACAACCTGGTGGCTGCACTGGCGGGGGGCGCGCTGCGTCGCTTTCACCCGCAGCGCAGCTATCTCAAGCTGATCTCTCTGGGGGAGAAATCTGCACTGGCGGAGAAGTTTGGCGTGGCTGTCGCGGCGCCGACGCTATGGCGGTGGAAAGACAGGATCGACCGCGCGTTCATGGACCGTCTCGGGGATCTGCCCGCGATGACAGTGCCAAAGGCGCCAACGCGTGTGGCAAGGGGCGCCGACGATCTGGCTGATCCATTGTGTGGCGGCTGTGGCGCCAAGGTCGGCGGCGCGCTGTTGCGTGGCGCGGTCGGGCGGGGCGATGACGCGGCGATTGTGGCGCAACCCGGTGGTGGATTTCAGGTCATCAGCGTCGATCATCTGCGCGGTTTTGTGGAGGATCCGGTCACAATGACGCGGATTGCTGCGTTGCACGCGCTAGGCGACATTTGGGCGATGGGCGCGGCCCCGCAATCCGCGCTATCGAGCCTGATCCTGCCGCGGATGTCGGAGGCGTTGCAGGCCCGGACCTTGCGGGAGATCACGCAGACTGCACGCGCGGTGTTTGCCGAAGCGGGGGCCGAGCTGATTGGTGGGCATACGACCATGGGGGCGGAGCTGACCATCGGCTTTACGGTCACGGGCACACGGGAAAACGCTCCGATCACGCTGGATGGCGCGCGGGCCGGGGATGTGCTGCTGCTGACGCGGCCGGTCGGGTCGGGGGTGATCCTTGCCGCTGACATGGCGGGCCGGGCGCCGGGTCAGGTGGTGGCGGATCTGTTGCGCAGGATGACGGAACCGCAGGATGTGGCCGCGCGGCTGCTCTCCGGGGCGAATGCGATGACCGATGTAACCGGCTTTGGCCTGTTGGGGCACGTGCAGCAGATCTGTGCCGCCTCGGGCCTGCGTGCCGAGATCGATAGTGCGCAGGTGCCGGTCTACGCCGGTGCGCGCGCCCTCAGCGACGCCGGTGAACGGTCATCCCTGTTGCGGGCGAATACGGCGGATGTTGCGATAGCGGGGCAGGCGTGCCCGCTGTTGTTCGATCCGCAGACGGCCGGTGGACTGCTGGCGGCCCTGCCCGAAAAGGACGCGCGCGTGGCCCTCGACGGCTTGCGGGCGGCGGGGAAAGAGGGCTGGATCATCGGGGCGTTGTCCGACGGGCGTGGCCCAATCCGCGTCAGCTGAACCGGTCAATCAGATCTTCTGCGGCGCGGTTCAGGGCGTCGGTGTCCAGCGAACCGAGGTGCAGCGCGGCGTCGCCCTGTCGGTGCGTCTTTGCCTTGGCGTAGCGTGGATCGTAATGCCTGGCGATCAGCTCTGCGGCGAGGGCGCGCCATTCCGCACTGCGGGCCAAGTCATGCCAATGCGCAATCTGCTTGGCCGCGTGAAAAGGGCGCAGGTGGTCGATACGGTCCGCCAGCATCGCGGGATCTGCACGCAAATCGGCGTAGGTGGCAACCAGATGCGCGGCGCGTGCGTCCAATGGGGCGGTGATCTCCACGCGGGGGGCGGCGCCCATCGCGGCCCAAAGCGCCGGGGGCAGGATTCGCGCGCCCACGCGACTGCTCTCTGCTTCGATCCAGAGGGTGCGCTGTGGATCAAGCGTGTCGAGCTCTCCGGCAAGGCGGCTCTCAAACATCTTCTGGCTGGGTTGGTCCCCGTGGCCCCCGAAGAGCGACCCGCGATGGGCTGCCAATCCTTCGAGGTCGATCACCTGCGCACCGCGTGCCCGCAGTGCCTGCAAGATCGCGGTCTTGGCAGTGCCGGTGCCGCCGCTGACGATGCGCAAGCGGTGGGACAGCGTTCGATCATAGAGCGTTGCAACCACCTGCCGCCGATAGCTGCGGTAGCCGCCCTGCAACAGCTGGACCCGCCAGCCCACCTGATCGAGAATTGTGGCAAAGGCATTGGAGCGCTGCCCGCCCCGCCAGCAATACACCAAGGGCTGCCAGTCGCCCGGTTTCTCGGCCAGCGGCCCCTGCAAATGTCGCGCGGCGTTTGCGGCGACAAGGGCGGCACCGATCTTGCGGGCCAGAAACGGGCTTTGCTGGGTGTAGATCGTGCCGACCTCGGCCCGCTCGGAGTCGCTGAGCACGGGCAGATTGATTGCGCCGGGCAGATGGTCTTCTGCAAATTCCGACGGCGCGCGCACATCGATGATCGTATCGGCGGCGCAACGGGTCAGATCAGTGAGGTTGGAAAGGGTCAGCGGCGTCATTGTTTCCTCGAACGGCGAAGGGCCGACCCTAGCGGGATTGCCTGTGGCGTCCAGTGGCAAACAGGACTTCCGGGCGCGCGCACCGGGCCCGAGAATTGTCGATCAAGCGGTTATCGCGGGCGCGCACAGAAACATTTGCATAAGTTTAGAATAATTCTAAAAATGTCCTTGCCTGCGCGATCCCGGTGTTTATCTTCGTATCAACGGTTTGACCCACACAGGAGTTTCCCATGACACAAACAGCAGCTTCCCTGAGTAGCGAGGCCCGCGCGACCATTGCGGACGCCCTCAATCAGGCTGTGGCCGAAACAGCGGTGACAACAATGCTCGCGCAGAATTTTCATTGGAACGTGACCGGTATGGCCTTTGGCCCCCTGCATGATCTTTTTCAGAAGATCTACGAAGATCATTTCATCGGGCAGGACGATCTGGCCGAACGGATCCGCGCGCTTGACGCCCATGCCCAGGGCACGCTCGCGGGGATGGTCCAGCGGTCAAAGGTGAGTGAACACGCAGGCGAGGCGACCGACCAGCAGATGATAAAGATGCTGATGGACGCACAGCAAACGCTTGCCGCGACACTGGCGGAGGCGGGCGCGCTGGCGTCCGAGCATGGAGACACGCTGACGGAGGATTTGTGCATCGCCCGCGGCACTGAGCACGAGAAATTCGCCTGGTTCCTGCGCGCGCACCTTGCGTAAGGGCCCGGTCGGCTCTTGCGGGGTTAAGCCGGGCCGGTGATCGCCGCGATGGGCGTTACCTTTTTTCGTGCGCATTTGCGCAGGTATTGGGGTGCCCAATGACTGTAGCTTCCCAGTTGCGCCTGTTGGGCGACAAGCATCTGGACAAAGCCCTGACGATGCGTCTCCTTTTTCAGGCTCTTGAACAGGGACTTCTGCGCTTTGGTCATCGAGCAGCCGATGCAATGGCCGCCGCGTTTGAACGTGCACACATCGATGCAGGGGCTCGGGGTCTTGGCCATGGTCGGATACTCTTTGAGTGGTCTTCTACAGGAAAAGGCGCGCCCGGGGGCGCGCCTGATTTTTTGAACCGGATCTGAAGACTACTTCCAGCCGGCCTCGTTCAGGATCCGCTGCGCTGCGCCAATGTTGTCGGCGATGTCCGAAAGCGCGATCGCATCGGGCCGGAACAGGCCAAGCTCTGCGACGGAGGGGGCAAGGCCGATGCCCGGCACTGCGGGGTATTCGTCATTGCCCGCCGAGAAGTATTTCTGCGCCTGTTCGGAGGCCAGATACTCAAGGAACTTCACCGCGTTGTCGCGGTTCGGCGCATTCTTGGCCACCCCGCCGCCAGAGATGTTCATATGCGCGCCGAAATCATCCTGATTGGGGAACACCCATCCGATCTGGTCAAGGCTGTCTGACAGACCGGACACGTCTGTCCGGATGGCGCGGGCAAAATAATAGGTGTTTGACATGGCTATGTCGCACTCGCCCGACACGATCCCGCGCAATTGGTCGGTATCACCGCCCTGAGGATCGCGGGCAAAATTGCCCACCACGGCTTTGGCCCAGTCTGCCATCGCCGCTTCGCCCAGATGCGCGGTGAGGGCGGCCGTGATGTTCTGCGTGTAGACGTTGGAGGAGGAGCGGATACAGATCATGCCCGCGTACTCGGGCTTTGCGAGATCCTGATAGGTCGCGGGCGGATTTTCGACATCGTTTTTGTCATAAAACAGGATGCGCGCGCGCTGGGAGAAGGAGAACCATTCGTTCCCCTCGTCCTGCAGGTAGGCGGGTATCTTTGCTTCCAACACATCGCTTTCGACCGGTTGCAGCAGGCCCATTTCCTTGGCGCGGGAGATGCGTACCGTGTCGACCGTCAGGAACACGTCGGCGGGGGAGTTGGCCCCTTCGGCCTGCATCCGGGCGA is from Sulfitobacter albidus and encodes:
- a CDS encoding DUF2783 domain-containing protein, translating into MSLNLAPNLPDPDGFYQELIEAHAGLDKAQSDAFNARLILTLANHIGDRAVLRAALEAAK
- a CDS encoding FAD-dependent oxidoreductase, translated to MVAVRYQTAFKLYPYARVPDQDAAPVRHPVVIIGGGPVGLALALDLGQRGTPALVLDDHEGAGLGSKAICFAKRTLDIATRLGAGAPMVDKGVVWNVGRVFHGAGKVFEFNLLPEEGHRNPAFINLQQPYFERFLHDAIRTAQSEGAPIEVRGRNSVTSVTPHADHSVIEVDTPDGPYTLEADWLIACDGARSPTRDMLGLSFDGRVFEDNFLIADVRMKANFPTERWFWFEPPFEGAGQSALLHKQPDDIWRIDFQLGWDIDRAQELEPERIRARVDAMLSSQSGTVPEYELEWTSIYTFQCRRMERFRHGPVLFAGDSAHQVSPFGARGANSGVQDADNLGWKLDLVCKGAADARLLDTYATEREFAADENILNSSRATDFMTPKSEISQIFRNAVLEMAARAPFARPLVNSGRLSVPCTYDGFALFGEDALNGPARTRPGSACPDAPLADGYLLDHLRGGFTLLSIGGEAPQLPNSDSISLQSLHVPDPSEELAERYLGAAAEAVYLIRPDQHVVARWPAFDAAAVVAALTIASGKELA
- a CDS encoding 2Fe-2S iron-sulfur cluster-binding protein, with protein sequence MARLLSRRNRPVHMGPHKMEQLARRRSLPDLNAVPAMRQLAIDGNAAPASIVHAMRDHQAMLDAIRDGLINRAVADAPEDPTERANHLKAFAYFADAADTGICLLPEDARLPTPFANPHSATLIAELGNRQSKTLASGIDGIMADLRESMQTPTGGIDTHTHALVLLYENPRTPTRNEPGADWIHGAQTHRAALFASETAVVLANYLRLLGHDARGHTASASDVDLGRLAVAAGVLTCIDGTLVHPFVGTRFGLAAVTTTFALTPDKPLAEQPPRATDRTAPFSKRRFVDGAHRFETLKRVDTPTTYIDAPNVARVPKRADMFARALFGDMGKKMQEGARGGHYVEQAAPSMAQRRALGAFSLLQDGAAAPERTALPPKDAADLVKATSYWLGADAVGISACPDWTWYSHDARGTPIDPPHGHAISMIIDQGYETMEGSSGDDWIAVAQSMRAYLRFSLIGGVVAKQLRNLGYKAKAHTVIDGEVLQPPLLLLSGLGEVSRIGEVILNPFLGPRLKSGVVTTDLEMTPDKPIDFGLQRFCEACNKCARECPSGAITAGPKLMFNGYEIWKSDSQKCATYRITTPGGAMCGRCMKTCPWNLEGLFAEAPFRWAAMNVPKLAPTLARLDDAVGKGGLNPVKKWWWDLEIAEDGGYRAARAPVNARDLQTDLDLRYEDQTLAVYPAPLAPPPYPYPFPMDREAGIAAYRAMVSADEYRKRRAAGDDSVLHCYDPGGDSPVIEVEVTRAEPGAEGIMLYDFARPDGGPLPAWTAGAHLNIVVAPEYLRQYSMCGDPADRDRYRIAVLREDAGRGGSKLMHRIFTPGRRIFISRPINHFALEPAATRTILMAGGIGITPLVAMAHELHAEARDFTMHYSGRSRATMALLDQIATAPWADRVHLHVTDEGARADLDTLLADYAEGWHLYTCGSDRYMDAVMQAAARAGFPEEARHLEYFAVPEQPDYVNHAFTLKLARSGQSLHVPADKTATDILTENGISIDVKCADGICGVCRCGLVSGQVEHRDFVLSMAQRETAVILCQSRAANPGGVIEIDL
- a CDS encoding MBL fold metallo-hydrolase, whose translation is MAKAFASQGDMTEKKITFDEVGRDLWAFTAEGDPNSGIIIGDDSVMVVEAQATPRLAEKVIERVRSVTDKPISHLVLTHYHAVRVLGASAYGADQIIMSDAARGMVAERGQEDWDSEFQRFPRLFEGHESIPGLTWPTTTFSDAMTVYLGNRRVDIRHIGRAHTAGDAIIHVPDENVMFTGDIVEDHSACYCGDGYFRDWGSTLDRIKAYGVDAIAPGRGGALIGQEAVNRAIESTRDFVHSTYAPAARVAARGGDLKEAWDAVRAECDPKFADYAIYEHCLPFNVARAFDEARGIAHPRIWTDKLDLEMWEALQG
- the maiA gene encoding maleylacetoacetate isomerase, translating into MTDVVLWDYPKSSASYRLRIALNLAGIAYRIETVNLLTGEHRSDAHRARNPQGLVPVLDIDGLRLTQSLAILDYLDETRALGLLPTDPSGRAQVRALAQSIAVDLHPVCNLSVMLQATGGQEPARNDWMRHFIPIGLDAFEALLTAFPQTAFAAGDAPGLADICLMPQLYNARRWGVAYSHLPRIAAVEVACNAHPAFQRAAPD